The Mytilus galloprovincialis chromosome 7, xbMytGall1.hap1.1, whole genome shotgun sequence genome has a window encoding:
- the LOC143083373 gene encoding uncharacterized protein LOC143083373 isoform X2, translating to MDAFKDLREFSPPAEDLDKVAEEEVEEEDEDNSEEESEDEDEEDDEEESDEEGDEEELGEDEEWETDEEENEDSQDVTLVTSDDDGEGENCPICLNKFRDQDIGTPESCDHCFCLECIQEWANNVNTCPVDRQVFHLILAKHAYGDKVYEKIPVKDKKIDDEEDEDPTYCEICGRCDREDRLLLCDGCDQGYHCECLNPPLQEIPVEEWFCPDCAQTETEAITVNDDEEIAELISENTDDLPPLRPQRRQIARTRASERVREQIIEIRLQRADRTARSSRQRAIISSDEEEVNDRMEETSQATTSAAVPRKTPVKRKTTKRKKKVSRKKAKSTTGKKKTTKRKGKKRRKRRKTTRKTSKRKQIIKKLVGKMVNREVRKEAIPTTSFKSRIAKNLGLSKPPTGTTIPLQKAPGERTVDLMKSNVGISSLSVLGDRNELIGFTDEPDEHPSTSAAKPTKKSRYSTLSLFSHRPVGKPVIKIDQTPSSSSGAAGFDLLGGIMDNQAMLRKDSKDVTINRDGSLTKKKEVEKKPVRRPSGPLLSPKSKIALYDDLPPLEDSGTFDDVMFSEINQNTSLPLDSSSTVLDTTSTLDSSVTSQGTVVIDVKVLDNTTSTLDSSVTSQGTVVDVKVLDSTTDSEREMKGDKNVRELCLLDDSFGETLMAPQGTDQLVSPDKGTQTGSSLISDESLTQLKYLDRKIDTNVIKEKLFEDLPKSIYSDSQLKKGNSEKTKVDQINESEKSDANNEIKKINTMDGNSEDSTKLQKENSDSNKSGNSDKTSRNKEIISKKEKSKEEKISNKEKSKEEIISNKEKSKEKVKVKRLSIEEKNKVKKSVVNKDNNDKVPESASSKKSSENISQLDDISDESNGFHEDLEEKELEEKLQIAQAKLKKLESKGKKTSKKDSHKDNRKEILKESTKEKNKPTAFSSGSLLNEGNLESKNVGKSEKDSHKHDKERKDKKTTEIVEKSEKKVKKHKESASEKQKVKKSKTPKEQTEEDVIIATPPHQEVEIIEIPDDDDETEYVQNLDKKIIKSYSGSDYQKPRSRQTLDLKSVVKREKSDRETSEKENRKRRESDKEHERDRSKERKKRKYKSRSRSRERRHRSRSHERSRRSRSRDKYRKSHKSRSRSREKSRRSKDRWSRDRSRERDRSRDRDRSRDRDRSRERDRSREKSRKHKRRDRSRDRSSSRERTKIKSREKSRDGSRDRDYNRWREVSPEVPLNISTIDSGRLDTGRLIDLFDDKWKKREDLKQAKKKKKSRESPVKNLHQSPAKRPLEDKEEDKIDMLMKKAKPPIEKRETEVIEASQPISKIIDIFTEKNEFDMFADDNSDMDTEIPEPAQESVIVINTVDSFHKHRSNLVSLPSIQDDDKTNIHDTNIEKEKKSDNDDSNNSIPVINNTVEKTINSPEYDPAFPTDDMEESPSPLQDEKSPPGTPVEYTDVNNQSMQGNPQIIIGEPPPCSVTIDENFPGLSLSPLPQLPPQLGKGILGEGGQFILQRGEAPIVQPDVPVGIRILQGLRPGMSPQRAMLMNPLIMNRPPHMQPRFAHLPPGHMPPFGLQVTTQDGVTLPVQGHFQPRMAHCSLPPQPGMINGNFEGIHTDTSQPPPPFQLLQGSPRLSGDPRLQLPPHVLAQGPPPGHAGSPLQIHPGMEPRVSVPSPLVSISGPLDGPHMTLSGPPISLSGPLPHLALSSHPMSVPNSQIGIPSPELALGNPLTKLPALLTRMQVPLSNPQDTMASPVSDPEPVYTPPTPTNDDTPFMNLAVEASTLAKISRSQSPQLSSSAAFSRNKPLISIANLKTSLNNKIIQNLNPLTSTKSSKSPMDEYPSPDENEGDDIIKNSDEDSEKTQPNAADHLNQLTKLLNAQAQLAQLVNKNKQTSVKSSHESAKGRSKDHPFKVPLPPRIKTSNGKIVKEAESTDVVDMDVASPLDESSIEIPDSPDDFDKVVFGSKQKENKKRRDRHDKKEKRKDKKFLKKLHLQERVVDEVKLALKPFYSHGRIDKDQYKEIMRKAVPKVCHSKSGDINPQKIAALVEAYVNKYGKKKKHPDSS from the exons ATGGATGCTTTCAAAGATCTGAGAGAATTCTCCCCTCCTGCAGAGGATCTAGACAAGGTGGCTGAAGAGGAGGTAGAGGAGGAGGATGAAGATAATTCTGAAGAGGAAAGTGAAGATGAAGACGAAGAAGATGATGAAGAAGAAAGTGATGAAGAAGGAGATGAAGAGGAATTAGGAGAAGATGAAG AATGGGAGACtgatgaagaagaaaatgaaGACAGTCAGGATGTTACCTTGGTTACCAGTGATGATGATGGTGAAGGAGAGAACTGTCCAATTTGTCTGAACAAGTTCCGTGACCAGGATATTGGCACACCTGAATCATGTGACCATTGTTTTTGCTTAGAGTGTATTCAGGAATGGGCTAAT AATGTTAATACATGTCCAGTGGATAGACAGGTTTTCCATTTGATTTTAGCCAAACATGCCTATGGAGACAAAGTCTACGAGAAG attcCCGTAAAAGATAAGAAGATTGATGATGAGGAAGATGAAGACCCTACATATTGTGAGATTTGTGGTCGCTGTGACAGAGAAGACCGTCTGCTACTGTGTGATGGTTGTGATCAAGG GTACCATTGTGAATGTCTAAACCCTCCACTTCAAGAAATACCAGTAGAGGAATGGTTTTGTCCAGATTGTGCTCAAACTGAAACAG AAGCAATTACTGTAAATGATGATGAAGAGATAGCAGAGCTGATTTCTGAAAATACTGATGATCTTCCACCTCTGCGTCCACAAAGAAGACAGATTGCCAGAACCAGAGCTTCAGAAAGAGTACGGGAGCAGATTATTGAAATAAGATTACAGCGAGCTGATCGTACTGCAAGATCATCAAGACAGAGGGCTATTATATCGTCAGATGAAGAGGAAGTTAATGACAGAATGGAAGAGACTAGTCAG GCTACCACAAGTGCAGCTGTGCCTAGAAAAACACCAGTCAAAAGGAAGACCACAAAGAGGAAGAAAAAAGTGTCCAGAAAAAAGGCTAAATCAACCACAGGGAAGAAAAAGACGacaaaaagaaaaggaaagaagagacgaaaaagaagaaaaactacTAGAAAGACAAGTAAAAGGAAACAGATTATTAAGAAACTAGTG GGTAAAATGGTGAATAGGGAAGTCAGGAAGGAAGCTATACCTACTACATCATTCAAGTCGAGAATTGCTAAAAATTTAGGGCTTTCAAAACCACCAACTGGTACTACAATTCCATTACAGAAGGCACCAGGAGAAAGGACTGTTGATTTGATGAAGAGCAATGTTGGCATTTCATCATTATCTGTCCTGGGTGATCGAAATGAATTAATTGGATTCACTGA TGAACCTGACGAGCATCCTAGTACATCTGCAGCAAAACCTACAAAAAAGTCCAGATATTCtactttatcattattttcacacAGACCAGTAGGAAAACCAGTCATAAA AATAGACCAGACACCCAGTTCTAGCTCAGGAGCTGCAGGCTTTGACCTTTTAGGCGGTATCATGGATAACCAAGCCATGTTGAGGAAAGATAGCAAAGATGTTACTATAAATAGGGATG GATCATTAACCAAAAAGAAAGAAGTGGAAAAGAAACCAGTGAGGAGACCATCAGGTCCTCTGTTGTCGCCAAAATCTAAAATAGCGTTATATGACGATTTACCTCCCCTGGAAGATTCAGGTACATTTGATGATGTCATGTTTTCTGAAATCAATCAGAATACAAGTTTACCGTTAGACTCTTCATCCACTGTATTAGATACAACTTCAACGCTCGATTCATCTGTAACTAGTCAGGGCACCGTTGTTATTGATGTGAAAGTTTTAGACAATACAACTTCAACCCTCGATTCATCTGTAACTAGTCAGGGCACTGTTGTTGATGTGAAAGTTTTAGACAGTACAACTGACAGTGAGAGAGAAATGAAGGGAGATAAAAATGTCAGGGAATTATGTCTCCTTGATGATAGCTTTGGTGAAACTCTGATGG CTCCACAAGGTACTGACCAGCTGGTTTCTCCTGATAAAGGTACACAGACTGGGAGTAGCCTCATCAGTGACGAATCTTTAACTCAGCTGAAATATTTAGATAGAAAAATTGATACTAATGTGATAAAGGAAAAGTTATTTGAGGACCTACCGAAAAGTATTTATAGTGATTCACAGTTAAAGAAAGGAAATAGTGAAAAAACAAAAGTTGATCAGATTAATGAAAGTGAGAAAAGCGATGCAAATaatgaaattaagaaaattaatacAATGGACGGAAATTCAGAAGATAGTACTAAATTGCAAAAGGAAAATAGTGattcaaataaaagtggaaatagtgataaaacttctagaaataagGAAATAATTAGTAAGAAAGAAAAAAGCAAAGAGGAAAAAATTAGCAACAAAGAAAAAAGCAAAGAGGAAATAATTAGCAACAAAGAAAAAAGCAAagagaaagtgaaagtgaaacgACTTAGTATtgaggaaaaaaataaagttaaaaaatctGTGGTTAATAAGGATAATAATGACAAAGTTCCTGAAAGTGCATCGTCTAAAAAAAGTAGTGAAAATATTTCGCAGTTGGATGATATTTCTGATGAAAGTAATGGGTTTCATGAGGATCTCGAGGAGAAAGAACTTGAGGAAAAGTTGCAAATAGCACAGGCTAAATTGAAAAAGTTAGAAAGTAAAGGCAAGAAAACAAGTAAGAAAGATTCTCATAAAGACAATAGGAAAGAAATACTGAAGGAaagtacaaaagaaaaaaataagcctACTGCATTTTCTTCAGGCTCCTTGCTTAACGAAGGAAATTTGGAGTCGAAAAATGTGGGAAAATCAGAAAAGGATTCACATAAACATGATAAGGAGAGAAAGGATAAGAAGACGacagaaattgttgaaaaaagtgaaaagaaaGTCAAAAAACACAAAGAAAGTGCTAGTGAGAAACAAAAAGTCAAAAAATCTAAAACGCCAAAAGAACAAACTGAGGAAGATGTCATTATTGCCACTCCACCTCATCAGGAAGTTGAAATAATTGAAATTCCTGATGATGACGATGAAACTGAATATGTTCAAAACTTAGATAAAAAGATAATAAAGTCCTATTCTGGATCTGACTATCAGAAACCTAGATCGAGACAAACATTAGATCTCAAAAGTGTTGTAAAGAGGGAAAAATCAGATCGAGAGACAAGTGAAAAAGAAAATCGTAAAAGACGGGAAAGTGATAAAGAACATGAACGTGACAGaagtaaagaaagaaaaaagagaaaatataaatCACGTAGTAGATCACGTGAGCGTAGGCATAGATCAAGATCTCACGAAAGATCACGTAGATCTCGTTCAAGGGACAAATATAGAAAAAGCCATAAGAGTAGGTCAAGATCAAGAGAAAAAAGCCGTAGATCCAAAGATCGTTGGTCTAGAGACAGATCAAGGGAAAGGGATCGATCCAGGGACAGGGATCGTTCAAGAGATCGAGATAGATCAAGAGAAAGAGATCGATCTAGAGAAAAGTCTAGAAAGCATAAACGGAGAGACAGGAGTAGAGATAGAAGTTCAAGTAGAGAGAGGACAAAAATAAAAAGCAGAGAAAAAAGTAGAGATGGCAGTCGAGATAGAGATTATAATAGGTGGCGTGAAGTCAGTCCAGAAGTGCCGTTAAATATTTCGACTATTGACTCTGGTAGGTTAGATACAGGAAGGCTTATTGATTTGTTTGATGATAAGTGGAAGAAACGTGAAGACTTAAAGcaggctaaaaagaaaaagaaaagtcgTGAATCTCCTGTCAAAAATTTACATCAATCACCAGCAAAACGACCTCTTGAGGATAAAGAGGAAGACAAAATAGACATGCTAATGAAAAAAGCAAAACCTCCAATTGAAAAAAGAGAAACAGAGGTTATAGAAGCAAGTCAACCTATTTCAAAAATCATTGACATTTTTACAGAAAAGAATGAGTTTGATATGTTTGCAGATGATAATTCTGATATGGACACGGAAATTCCTGAGCCTGCACAAGAATCTGTGATTGTTATTAATACTGTTGACAGTTTTCATAAACATCGTTCAAATCTTGTTTCATTACCTTCCATACAAGATgatgacaaaacaaatattcatgatacaaatattgaaaaagagaaaaaatctGACAATGACGATTCAAACAATTCTATACCTGTGATAAACAATACAGTTGAAAAGACTATTAATAGTCCTGAATACGATCCAGCATTTCCGACTGATGATATGGAAGAGTCGCCGTCACCTTTGCAAGATGAAAAAAGTCCACCAGGAACTCCAGTGGAATATACTGATGTTAATAATCAATCAATGCAAGGAAATCCTCAGATCATCATTGGTGAACCACCACCATGTTCAGTGACGATTGACGAAAACTTCCCAGGGCTGAGCTTGTCACCTCTTCCTCAGCTTCCACCTCAGCTAGGCAAAGGAATTCTTGGGGAAGGAGGACAATTTATTCTTCAGAGAGGTGAGGCACCAATTGTGCAGCCTGATGTTCCAGTTGGAATCAGAATTTTACAAGGATTACGACCTGGAATGTCACCCCAGCGAGCTATGCTAATGAATCCATTAATAATGAACAGACCACCTCATATGCAACCTCGATTTGCTCATTTGCCTCCTGGACATATGCCTCCTTTTGGCCTCCAAGTAACAACTCAGGATGGTGTGACATTACCAGTACAAGGACATTTTCAACCTAGAATGGCACATTGTTCTCTTCCACCTCAGCCTGGTATGATAAATGGTAATTTTGAAGGCATTCATACAGACACTTCACAACCACCTCCTCCATTTCAGCTGCTGCAGGGATCACCTCGTTTATCCGGAGATCCTCGTTTACAGCTGCCACCACATGTGCTTGCTCAGGGTCCTCCACCTGGTCATGCTGGTTCCCCATTGCAGATTCATCCTGGAATGGAACCAAGAGTGTCTGTACCAAGTCCACTTGTATCAATTTCTGGTCCACTTGATGGACCTCATATGACATTATCAGGACCACCAATCTCATTAAGTGGACCACTGCCTCATTTGGCTTTATCCAGTCATCCGATGTCTGTTCCTAATTCTCAGATTGGAATACCTAGTCCGGAGTTAGCATTAGGAAATCCATTGACTAAATTACCAGCACTGTTAACGAGAATGCAGGTACCTCTGTCTAATCCACAGGATACAATGGCTAGTCCAGTCAGTGATCCAGAACCTGTTTATACTCCGCCAACACCAACCAATGATGACACACCCTTCATGAACTTAGCAGTAGAAGCGTCAACACTTGCTAAAATATCTCGATCTCAGTCACCACAGTTATCTTCAAGTGCAGCTTTCTCGCGAAATAAACCTTTAATTTCTATAGCAAATCTAAAAACTTcacttaataataaaattattcaaaatctAAATCCATTAACTTCAACCAAAAGTTCAAAATCACCTATGGATGAATATCCATCGCCTGATGAAAACGAAGGGGATGACATTATTAAAAATAGTGATGAAGATTCGGAGAAAACACAACCAAATGCTGCGGACCATTTGAATCAGCTAACAAAGCTTCTCAATGCACAAGCTCAACTGGCACAGTTAGTGAATAAAAACAAGCAGACTTCTGTGAAATCGTCACACGAGAGTGCTAAAGGTAGATCGAAAGATCATCCATTCAAAGTTCCTCTGCCTCCACGAATTAAAACTAGCAATGGAAAAATTGTGAAAGAGGCAGAATCTACTGATGTGGTCGATATGGACGTTGCGTCTCCTCTGGATGAAAGTAGTATCGAAATTCCTGATTCTCCTGATGACTTCGATAAGGTTGTTTTCGGTTCAAaacagaaagaaaataaaaaacgaAGAGATAGGCATGACAAGAAAGAAAAACGTAAAGACAAAAAG TTCCTGAAGAAACTGCATTTACAAGAACGAGTTGTGGATGAAGTCAAACTTGCATTAAAACCATTTTATAGTCATGGAAGAATTGATAAAGATCAGTATAAAGAAATAATGAGAAAGGCTGTTCCTAAG GTTTGCCATAGCAAAAGTGGTGATATTAATCCTCAAAAGATAGCAGCTCTCGTAGAAGCTTATGTAAATAAATATGGAAAGAAAAAGAAGCATCCGGACTCATCTTGA